The genomic stretch GCTGCACGCCGCGGCGCATGAAGTCGTCGGGGATGGCCGCGACCTCCGCCTGAAGGGCGAGGAAGCCCTCGCGCTTGGCCTTCTGGGAGAGCGTCACGAAGGTCCCGACGATGCCGGTGGTGTCCACGCCGCCCTGGAGCAGCACCTTGCGCAGGATCTTGCCCAGGCCCACGATCTGCTTGAGCGGGTAGTTCACCAGCGTCGCGCAGAAGGTCCCTCCCATGACGAGGAGCAGGGCCTCCATGTTGAGGAAAGGGACGAAGCCCTTGACGCCCTCGGCCTGCAGGATCGCGGCGATCGCGAGCCCGATGAAGACGAAAATGCCCATTACTGTGGCAATGTCCATGGCAGTTCCTTTACATTAAAAGTGCGGGGAGAATCACTCCCGCTTGAAGCCCTCGATGGGGTTCACGACGGGCCGTTCCGCGTTGACCCGCTTTCGGTACTCTATCACCTTTTCAACCACGACGTCCACGCTCTCCCGGACGACGTAGCGGTTGTTGGTCGCGAGGTGGATGACGGTGTCCGGACAGGCCTCCACGGTCTCGATGAGCTCGGCGTTGATGGTCATCGTCGATCCGTTGAGTCGCGTGAGCTTGATCACGGTTTCCCCCCTCCCGCTCCGGGACCGCGGCGGCATTCCTCGAGCTGCGCCTGAAGGCGGGCGTTGCCCGCCTTCAGCGCCTCGAGGTCCTGCGCGTTCTTGCGGTCCTTCACCTCGTAGGCGATCTTGAGCCGGTTCCAGTTGTCGCGCTCGGCGCAGAGGGCGGCGAAGCGACGCTCCTCGGCCGCGGCGCGGGCCTGGGCCTCGCCCGCGACGGTCTCGAGCCGGCGCACCTGCTCGCGCAGGGCGATGAGGGCCTTCTCCTGCTCGCCGCGCTCGCGCGCATGCGCGGAGCGCCACTCCTCGTCGAGAGCGGAGCGCCCGCGCATCTCGTCGTGCGACTGCTGGAGCTTGGCGAGTTCCTGGCGGGAGGCGTGGAGCTCCTCCTCGAGCCGGCGGCGGGCCTGGTCCGCGCCCTGGGACTGCTGGGCGGCCTTCTCGGCCTCGAGCTTGAGCCGGCGCGCGATCTCCTCCTCCATCGCGGCGCGCAGACGGGACTGCCGGTCGGCGAGCTCGCGCTCCATCTCCGTACGGGCCTCCCCCTGCACGCGGACGACCTGCGCCTGCAGCTCCTCCTGGGCGCGCAGCTTCAGGCGCGACTTCTCGGCGTCGAAGCGCTTGGCGGCCTCGACCTCGGCGCTCTTGCGAAGCTCGAGCTCGCGGTCCTGCCACCGGCGCTGGAGCACGAGGAACTCGGCCTTGTAGCGCTCGTTGAGGTGCAGGACCTCGTCCTTGAGCTTCTGGGCCTCCCCGGCCTGGACGCGCAGAGCGGCGAGCTGCTTCTCCATGGCGCCGGCGACGGCGCGCATGCGCTGCAGGGCGGCCCCGGCCAGATCGGCCTGGGCCTTGGCCTTCTTCGTCTCCCCCTCGGATTCGCTCTTGACCCGGCGGATCTCCGACTCGTAGTCGGCGCGCAGGCGCTGGGCCAGCGACATGAGCTCGTTCTGGAGCTTCTCGTTGTCCTCGAGCAGGCGCTGCTCGCGCTCCTTCGAGCCCGCGCGCTCGACCTGCAGCTCGCGCTCGAGGCGCTCGTGCAGGACATGGAGCTGGTCCTGGGACTTCTCGAGCTCGGCCTTGACGCGGTAGAACTCGCGCTCGCGCTCCTCCGCCCCCTGGGTCTTGGCCTGGAGGGCGGCGTTCTCCTGGACGAGACGGGCGAGCTTCTCGTCGACGGACTTCTTGTCGACGTCGAGCTTGCGGAACTCGAGCTCGATGCCCTTCAGGGACTCGGCCGCGCCCTTGGCCTGGCGCAGCTCGTCCTCGCGCGCGTGGATGAGGCGCTGCCAGTGGGCCTTCTCCTCCAGCCAGCGGCGCTCGATCTCCTGGATGCGGTGCGTGAACTGCCCCTCGATGTCGCGGTCCTGGGCCTCCCGCTGGGACATCTGCCCCTTCAGCGTGTGGACCCAGGTCTCGCGCTCCTGCCCGAGGCGCGCCTCGAGCTCCTGGACGCGGGCCTCCAGCTTCAGCCGCGTCTCCTCCATCTCC from Elusimicrobiota bacterium encodes the following:
- a CDS encoding flagellar FlbD family protein produces the protein MIKLTRLNGSTMTINAELIETVEACPDTVIHLATNNRYVVRESVDVVVEKVIEYRKRVNAERPVVNPIEGFKRE